In Desulfosediminicola ganghwensis, a single window of DNA contains:
- a CDS encoding cyclic nucleotide-binding domain-containing protein, whose amino-acid sequence MSKGQQSDVQQKIQNLLNGAEKERAQKRVAHGLAELGRGKIEHLDNSELLVFLPGYIQGLGESGSGTEMNSLLNVFEAAVLSGDVILRERSIALLSIAASTIVERGSVEQLTRISEIFTTWLETETELLPGAEIVALQMGQLLRKLLNSENWIQAKAMVGCVADISRGKTDKSHLIVRLAARILEKITDREMVQRLLKVFLDSCAEESPVAGDMAKILLGMGKGLVSISMDMLPELQEQERESLIDLLSKGDESFVVEIERLNETGRMSVQQTCDMVRILSRMNRASVYPRLVACLAHPATEVQHEVVRGIIRNGLHLVPRLLEALDVVADEMKVLVIKKLSQLSDKEINERFLKMLADYTDGMRITCKPVVHSLVVALGQEVRLENLSTLKALRSGLQFDTDSVLIGLTEASISRLELGIRRAEHRVVDDQNVEFYDDPVQLRQARELTAEVRYEVEELAAQGKIDEALNILKKKINEYIQSGKLAAAEVLRDLILKIDPGAIDTLLEVEELLVKQQQTGLSDNNMLLWKDFRSLVGPQVFEKIFGLAVVERYGDGETIIAQREENDNLYFLVSGTVLLHCGSGSEETFLKKIREGTILGAETIFDVSLSTVTFKAQGSVLVYSLATDLLTGLENEYPGTYQILEKYCDGQIDIPELLKMSGIDRRNQARRKVNKSIETKILDMYGVVGQRSLRGLMHNISYGGVCYEIGIENTKSVRRLLGRQMQIIFKLRDKQRAELNGKFVAFERNVEVPGKYRVHVRMLEPIDPKIYELIVQDTV is encoded by the coding sequence ATGAGTAAAGGTCAACAGTCGGACGTTCAGCAAAAAATCCAGAACCTATTGAACGGTGCTGAAAAAGAACGAGCCCAGAAACGTGTTGCGCACGGGTTAGCTGAGTTGGGACGTGGCAAGATTGAGCATCTTGATAATAGCGAGTTGCTGGTCTTCCTGCCAGGCTACATACAAGGGCTTGGGGAGAGCGGATCTGGTACGGAAATGAATTCACTGCTGAATGTGTTTGAAGCAGCAGTCCTGTCTGGTGATGTGATTCTCCGAGAGCGGAGTATTGCACTCTTATCAATTGCAGCATCCACCATAGTTGAAAGGGGTTCAGTTGAACAGCTTACAAGAATCAGTGAGATATTTACTACCTGGCTGGAGACAGAGACGGAACTTTTGCCCGGAGCAGAGATAGTCGCACTCCAGATGGGGCAACTTCTTAGAAAACTTCTGAACTCAGAGAACTGGATTCAGGCAAAAGCGATGGTCGGGTGTGTAGCAGATATTTCAAGAGGCAAAACTGATAAATCTCACCTTATTGTTCGATTAGCAGCCAGAATACTGGAAAAAATAACCGACCGGGAAATGGTCCAGCGGCTGCTTAAAGTTTTTCTGGACTCTTGTGCCGAAGAGTCACCGGTTGCCGGGGATATGGCAAAGATACTTTTGGGAATGGGAAAGGGTTTGGTTTCTATCTCAATGGATATGTTGCCGGAACTGCAGGAACAGGAAAGAGAGTCGCTTATTGACCTGTTATCTAAGGGGGACGAATCATTTGTTGTGGAGATCGAGCGGCTTAATGAAACTGGACGGATGTCAGTTCAGCAGACATGCGATATGGTCAGAATTCTCAGCAGGATGAACAGGGCATCTGTATATCCGAGATTGGTTGCCTGTCTGGCGCACCCTGCAACAGAGGTACAGCATGAAGTGGTTCGCGGCATAATCAGGAACGGGTTGCACCTGGTGCCACGGTTGTTGGAGGCACTGGATGTTGTGGCAGACGAAATGAAAGTTTTGGTGATAAAAAAATTATCACAGCTAAGTGATAAAGAGATAAATGAACGGTTTTTAAAAATGCTGGCAGACTATACTGACGGCATGCGTATTACCTGTAAACCTGTTGTTCACTCCCTGGTTGTAGCCTTGGGGCAGGAAGTCCGGCTTGAGAATCTTTCAACTTTAAAAGCTCTCCGAAGCGGTTTGCAATTTGATACGGATAGCGTACTCATTGGATTGACGGAAGCATCGATTAGCAGGTTGGAACTTGGCATTCGGAGGGCTGAACATCGGGTTGTAGATGACCAGAACGTTGAGTTCTATGATGATCCGGTTCAACTTCGGCAGGCAAGGGAACTTACAGCAGAGGTTCGGTATGAGGTTGAGGAACTTGCTGCTCAGGGGAAGATTGATGAGGCACTGAATATACTCAAAAAGAAGATTAATGAGTATATACAATCAGGGAAACTGGCTGCTGCGGAGGTTTTGCGTGATCTGATTTTAAAGATAGATCCCGGTGCGATCGACACTTTACTCGAAGTAGAAGAGTTGCTGGTGAAGCAGCAGCAGACAGGCTTGTCTGATAATAACATGCTGCTTTGGAAAGATTTTCGATCTCTGGTTGGACCTCAGGTTTTTGAAAAGATATTTGGCCTGGCTGTTGTCGAGCGTTATGGGGATGGCGAAACCATCATTGCCCAGCGCGAGGAAAACGATAATCTCTACTTTTTGGTTTCTGGCACGGTTTTGCTGCATTGTGGTTCCGGGTCAGAAGAGACTTTCCTGAAAAAAATCAGAGAGGGCACAATATTAGGGGCTGAAACCATTTTTGATGTTTCGTTATCCACCGTCACGTTCAAGGCGCAGGGGAGTGTTCTGGTCTATTCCCTTGCCACGGATTTACTTACGGGTTTAGAAAATGAGTATCCGGGAACCTATCAGATACTTGAGAAATATTGTGATGGCCAGATTGACATTCCGGAATTGCTGAAAATGTCCGGAATTGATCGCCGAAACCAGGCCAGAAGAAAAGTGAACAAGAGCATTGAAACAAAAATATTGGACATGTATGGTGTCGTCGGACAGAGATCACTCAGGGGCTTGATGCATAATATTTCCTATGGCGGTGTCTGTTATGAAATAGGCATCGAAAACACCAAAAGCGTTCGCCGCCTGCTTGGCAGGCAAATGCAGATTATCTTCAAGTTACGGGATAAGCAGCGAGCCGAACTCAACGGAAAATTTGTCGCTTTTGAACGCAATGTGGAAGTCCCCGGCAAATATAGAGTTCATGTACGAATGCTTGAGCCTATTGATCCGAAAATTTATGAATTGATTGTCCAGGACACTGTCTGA
- a CDS encoding DUF2065 domain-containing protein, which translates to MKLFVLLIGMVLILEGLPYVAAPEAMREWLEKLSTIEPSQLRMFGIIAMGIGLLICFVAQKTPIFS; encoded by the coding sequence ATGAAACTTTTTGTATTACTTATTGGCATGGTGTTGATTCTCGAAGGTTTGCCATATGTTGCGGCCCCTGAGGCGATGCGGGAGTGGCTGGAAAAGCTCAGCACCATAGAACCGTCTCAGTTGAGAATGTTTGGTATCATCGCCATGGGTATTGGCCTGTTGATCTGCTTCGTTGCCCAGAAAACACCAATTTTCAGCTAG
- a CDS encoding MogA/MoaB family molybdenum cofactor biosynthesis protein: MAGVDKGEFTFAVVTMSDKGSRGERVDTSGSHIKETLLEEGYTFEDYAMIPDSIPVIVDTLKKIADTQRVALLVTTGGTGVAPTDVTPEAMLQVIEKEVPGIAEYMRLESLKKTPHAALSRGKVGIRGTTLIVNLPGSLKAVRENLETILPILPHALEKIRGDEGDCGVTPS, from the coding sequence ATGGCAGGTGTTGATAAAGGTGAATTCACTTTCGCAGTGGTCACTATGAGTGATAAAGGTTCAAGGGGAGAACGGGTAGACACGAGCGGAAGCCACATCAAGGAGACTCTCCTGGAAGAGGGCTACACGTTCGAAGACTATGCAATGATCCCTGATTCGATACCTGTCATTGTAGATACCCTGAAGAAGATTGCAGATACGCAGCGTGTGGCTCTGCTGGTTACTACCGGTGGCACCGGGGTTGCGCCGACAGATGTAACCCCCGAAGCAATGTTGCAGGTTATTGAAAAAGAGGTGCCGGGAATAGCGGAATATATGCGGCTTGAGAGCTTGAAGAAAACCCCTCACGCCGCTCTTTCAAGGGGGAAGGTAGGCATAAGAGGCACGACTCTTATCGTCAATCTTCCCGGTAGTTTGAAAGCTGTTCGGGAAAATCTGGAGACTATTCTCCCCATTTTACCCCATGCCCTTGAAAAGATACGAGGTGATGAGGGGGATTGCGGAGTTACGCCGTCATAG
- a CDS encoding tetratricopeptide repeat protein encodes MHNTQTPSQEELHTRFSEACQLHQQGDLDEAKSIYSELLEYIQAPLLYYNLGLVHHAEQDFEIAVKCFETAAEAMPEDPDCLFNLALCLKECDRLEDSVIIYNKVVSLEPENSDAYYNLASSHRELKQYDLAIKAYLRVLEITPNHKSTINNLAYVYQLSGNIEAAVTFYKRLLELDPEHEAARHMLAAVTGTTPDNSPESYVRDVFDNYSERYEESLTKELKYNVPQKLRDALSALDDAPMRFLRGFDLGCGTGLGAEPFAELVQTIDGVDLSPKMIDIASQKGIYSDLFTNNICDALRSATAEYDFLLATDVFAYVGDLSELFELASTCSGPNCYFLFSTESTQTDNFILQPTGRFAHSVEYVRTICGRQGWELCLTKETHLRMDKGKWINGNIWILKKKNVIE; translated from the coding sequence ATGCATAATACTCAAACACCTTCACAAGAAGAGTTGCATACTCGCTTCTCCGAAGCTTGCCAACTCCATCAGCAAGGCGATCTGGATGAGGCCAAAAGCATCTATTCAGAACTACTTGAATACATTCAGGCTCCATTACTTTATTACAATCTTGGCCTGGTCCATCACGCAGAGCAGGATTTCGAAATCGCTGTGAAATGCTTTGAAACAGCAGCCGAAGCGATGCCAGAAGACCCCGATTGCCTGTTTAATCTAGCTCTCTGCCTTAAAGAGTGCGACAGATTAGAGGATTCTGTAATAATTTACAATAAGGTTGTTTCGCTTGAACCGGAAAATAGTGACGCATATTACAACCTGGCATCGTCCCATCGGGAACTGAAGCAGTATGACCTGGCAATAAAGGCCTATCTTCGTGTGCTTGAGATAACCCCGAACCATAAGTCAACCATAAACAACCTGGCTTACGTATACCAACTCAGCGGCAATATCGAGGCTGCCGTTACGTTTTACAAGCGCCTTCTGGAGCTTGACCCTGAACATGAAGCTGCCCGCCATATGCTCGCGGCTGTTACCGGAACTACTCCCGACAACTCACCGGAGAGCTACGTGAGGGACGTCTTTGACAACTATTCAGAGCGGTATGAAGAAAGCCTTACCAAAGAGCTGAAATATAATGTACCACAGAAACTTCGTGATGCACTCTCTGCTCTTGACGATGCTCCAATGAGGTTTTTGCGTGGATTTGATCTTGGTTGTGGAACAGGCCTTGGTGCCGAACCATTTGCTGAACTTGTGCAGACCATCGACGGTGTCGATCTCTCTCCCAAGATGATAGACATTGCCTCCCAAAAAGGAATATATTCCGATCTCTTTACCAATAACATCTGTGACGCGCTACGCTCAGCCACGGCCGAGTATGATTTTCTGCTGGCAACAGATGTTTTCGCCTATGTAGGTGACTTGAGTGAACTGTTTGAACTGGCCAGTACGTGTTCCGGCCCAAATTGCTACTTCCTTTTTTCAACCGAGAGCACACAAACGGATAATTTTATTCTTCAGCCCACAGGAAGATTTGCCCACTCAGTCGAATATGTTCGTACCATTTGCGGGCGGCAAGGCTGGGAGTTGTGCCTTACCAAAGAAACTCACCTGAGGATGGATAAAGGCAAATGGATAAACGGGAACATCTGGATACTGAAAAAAAAGAACGTAATCGAATGA
- the purM gene encoding phosphoribosylformylglycinamidine cyclo-ligase, with protein MTESNTSRYSEAGVDIEKGNTFVKEIKDIVASTHRPGVLNDIGGFSSLIAIDTNKYDKPVLVNSTDGVGTKLAVAHMCGKHDTIGIDLVAMCVNDIIVGGATPLSFLDYFAVGKLDLAIATEVVKGIAEGCRQAKCSLVGGETAEMPGLYTNKDYDLAGFVTGIVERDAIIDGSDIRVGNKIIGLASSGLHSNGYSLVRKICFEEQGLKVDQFIDELGCELGDELLRPTRIYVQSILNMLKNYKINGMIHNTGGGFIDNIPRVLPKGYKAIIDTNSWERPPIFPFLAEKGNVPAEEMYRTFNMGIGLMAIVDDSLANDIVHHFSALGEKPFIIGEVATLAEGDQEVELIF; from the coding sequence ATGACTGAATCCAACACGTCCAGATACAGTGAGGCAGGGGTAGATATTGAGAAAGGGAATACCTTTGTCAAAGAAATTAAAGATATCGTTGCCTCTACCCATCGCCCAGGTGTACTCAATGACATCGGCGGTTTTTCCTCACTTATCGCCATAGACACCAACAAGTATGATAAGCCTGTCCTGGTCAACTCCACCGATGGTGTAGGCACCAAACTGGCTGTTGCCCATATGTGCGGCAAACATGACACCATTGGCATTGATCTGGTGGCTATGTGCGTCAACGACATCATCGTCGGCGGGGCGACCCCACTCAGTTTTCTCGATTACTTCGCAGTGGGCAAATTGGATCTTGCTATTGCAACCGAAGTTGTTAAAGGGATTGCCGAAGGTTGCCGACAGGCCAAATGTTCTCTGGTCGGTGGTGAGACTGCAGAAATGCCAGGACTTTACACCAACAAAGACTATGATCTCGCTGGATTTGTAACCGGTATCGTTGAACGCGACGCGATAATCGATGGTTCCGATATCAGGGTTGGCAACAAGATTATCGGTCTTGCCTCCAGCGGTCTCCACTCAAATGGTTACTCGCTGGTCCGTAAAATCTGCTTTGAAGAACAGGGATTGAAGGTTGATCAGTTCATAGATGAACTCGGTTGTGAGTTGGGAGATGAGTTGCTGCGACCTACCAGGATTTACGTTCAATCTATCCTCAACATGCTGAAGAATTACAAAATCAACGGCATGATCCACAACACCGGTGGTGGCTTCATCGATAATATTCCCCGGGTACTGCCCAAGGGTTACAAGGCGATCATTGACACCAACAGCTGGGAGAGGCCTCCTATCTTCCCATTCCTGGCGGAGAAAGGCAATGTGCCGGCCGAAGAGATGTACCGTACCTTCAACATGGGTATCGGCCTTATGGCAATAGTAGACGACTCACTTGCCAACGATATTGTGCATCACTTTTCCGCGCTCGGTGAAAAACCGTTTATTATCGGTGAGGTGGCAACTCTTGCCGAAGGTGATCAGGAAGTCGAACTGATCTTTTAA
- a CDS encoding phasin family protein gives MIDLIKKAMFTGVGFAALTKEKVEDVAKVFVEQGKLSRQEGEKLVDELLERSKESQQQLTKQVGEMVESAMEGMNLVSMKEIENLQEEIAELKKRIDELESDKTDKEES, from the coding sequence ATGATTGATCTGATTAAAAAAGCAATGTTTACGGGTGTCGGATTTGCAGCTTTGACCAAGGAGAAGGTTGAGGATGTTGCGAAGGTTTTTGTCGAACAGGGAAAATTAAGCCGGCAGGAAGGTGAAAAGCTGGTGGATGAATTGCTGGAACGTTCGAAGGAATCGCAGCAACAACTCACCAAGCAGGTTGGTGAAATGGTTGAAAGTGCCATGGAGGGTATGAATCTGGTCAGCATGAAGGAGATTGAAAACCTTCAGGAAGAGATCGCTGAACTCAAGAAGCGTATCGATGAGCTGGAGTCTGACAAGACCGATAAGGAAGAATCATAA
- a CDS encoding tRNA dihydrouridine synthase, whose product MNREVQSAPLKIRSITVNTPVALAPMVGLSHSAIRSLLVEQGGVGLLFTEMMAAKRLPHDSVNHSPMLVRSAIESPLIYQIFLATEEPVQLAVEKLETIGADGIDVNLGCPAPQLRRRGAGGFLAEDGKTVQRIFGALRRSTELPVSAKIRLGRELDRNKLIDFCKMLEGEGIDFITVHGRLHGEKFCRPPRWDWIGYVKKELSIPVIANGGIFTVSDAGRCLEQSGADGLMIGRGGMERPWLFADIAREIYGRTDISGFATRQELFFRFIDLLNDRFAVERRLGRMKQFTQYYARAFTFGHHLASAVQNSNSMDEAVESAEQFFARTDPSELQN is encoded by the coding sequence ATGAACAGAGAAGTACAATCGGCACCATTGAAAATTCGCTCCATAACTGTCAACACACCCGTCGCTCTGGCGCCGATGGTGGGCCTGTCACACTCGGCCATTCGTTCATTACTGGTTGAGCAGGGTGGGGTAGGACTGCTGTTTACAGAAATGATGGCGGCAAAAAGATTGCCCCATGACAGTGTCAACCACTCACCAATGCTGGTTCGTTCAGCGATTGAATCCCCGCTGATTTACCAGATTTTTCTCGCCACTGAGGAGCCGGTGCAACTCGCAGTAGAAAAACTCGAGACAATCGGAGCCGATGGGATTGATGTGAACCTTGGCTGTCCGGCCCCTCAGCTGAGAAGACGGGGCGCAGGTGGATTTCTGGCTGAGGATGGAAAGACCGTCCAGAGAATTTTCGGTGCCTTGAGGAGATCTACAGAATTACCGGTGAGTGCCAAAATCCGTCTGGGAAGAGAGTTGGACAGGAATAAGCTCATCGATTTTTGTAAAATGCTTGAGGGCGAAGGAATAGATTTCATAACAGTGCATGGCAGGCTTCACGGGGAAAAATTCTGCCGTCCACCCCGCTGGGACTGGATTGGCTATGTAAAAAAAGAACTATCGATACCGGTAATTGCAAATGGTGGTATATTTACAGTCAGTGATGCCGGGAGGTGCCTTGAGCAGTCCGGTGCTGATGGACTGATGATAGGCCGGGGCGGTATGGAGCGGCCATGGCTTTTCGCGGATATTGCCCGGGAAATATATGGCAGAACTGATATTTCAGGTTTTGCCACGCGCCAGGAACTTTTCTTCCGTTTTATTGATCTGTTAAATGATCGATTTGCGGTTGAGAGAAGATTGGGGCGGATGAAGCAATTTACCCAGTATTACGCAAGGGCATTTACTTTTGGGCATCATCTGGCGAGTGCGGTACAGAATAGTAACAGTATGGATGAAGCTGTAGAGTCAGCTGAGCAGTTCTTTGCTCGCACTGATCCATCGGAGTTACAGAACTAA
- the murJ gene encoding murein biosynthesis integral membrane protein MurJ, translating into MKKSSANSSTIARSAGVIGIAVMCSRLLGLVREQVFAGMFGAGTAYDAFVVAFRIPNLLRDLFAEGALSAAFVTVFSDYNTNRSKEETWQLAANVLTFFAIALSIISLLGIWLAEPIVLLMAHEYSAVEGKIALTTGLTQIMMPFLIFISLAAVAMGILNSKGRFFIPAMASTFFNLGSIVGGVGLALILPEYGYPAITGMAVGTLIGGFLQLAIQLPSLKKIGFSFRPRLNISDPGLRRILKLMVPATVGLSAVQINIFINTKFASSCIEGSVSWLSYAFRLVQLPIGVFGVTFSIAMMPVLARHAAEKNIPEMRTTLVSSLVMVLALTVPATAGLILLSEPIVRLIFERYAFSTADTLATSQALALYAVGLFAYSSNKVLVPAFYALDKPKFPVIASFIAIGTNLIFINLTIDKYQHLAIALSTSVTMLLNFTFLMVVLYLKMDGLPLKYLVTGSLKIIASTVAMCAVVYYGKDMLLAYLHGSTIQQLLSLSGIIVSAALLYGILLNAMKLSELSNVVSKFIEKFRRKSKA; encoded by the coding sequence TTGAAAAAATCATCAGCCAACAGCAGCACCATAGCCCGCTCCGCAGGCGTGATCGGTATTGCAGTTATGTGCAGCAGGCTGCTTGGCCTCGTCCGGGAACAGGTCTTTGCAGGCATGTTCGGCGCAGGAACCGCCTACGATGCCTTCGTCGTTGCCTTTCGCATTCCTAACCTCCTGCGAGATCTTTTTGCCGAAGGTGCCTTATCTGCGGCGTTTGTAACTGTCTTTTCCGATTACAATACAAACAGGAGCAAAGAAGAGACCTGGCAGCTTGCTGCCAACGTACTCACTTTTTTTGCCATCGCCCTCAGTATTATCTCCCTGCTTGGTATCTGGCTGGCAGAACCGATTGTTTTACTCATGGCACATGAGTATTCCGCCGTGGAAGGCAAAATAGCCCTCACCACCGGTCTTACCCAGATAATGATGCCATTTCTGATATTTATCTCCCTTGCCGCCGTGGCCATGGGAATATTAAATTCCAAGGGCCGTTTCTTCATACCGGCCATGGCATCAACCTTCTTCAATCTCGGGTCCATAGTGGGCGGTGTCGGCCTGGCATTGATTCTGCCTGAATACGGATACCCTGCGATCACCGGCATGGCAGTCGGCACTCTGATTGGCGGCTTCCTGCAACTTGCCATCCAGCTTCCGTCCCTGAAAAAGATTGGGTTTTCCTTCAGGCCCCGGCTCAATATCTCCGATCCCGGCCTGAGGCGTATTCTTAAACTGATGGTGCCGGCAACCGTAGGTCTCTCTGCGGTGCAGATAAATATCTTCATCAACACCAAGTTTGCTTCTTCCTGTATTGAAGGCTCGGTATCCTGGCTGAGTTATGCATTCAGGCTCGTGCAACTTCCCATTGGTGTTTTTGGCGTCACTTTCTCAATCGCCATGATGCCGGTGCTTGCAAGGCATGCTGCTGAAAAGAACATCCCGGAGATGCGAACCACTCTTGTCTCTTCTCTGGTGATGGTACTGGCCCTGACCGTTCCCGCCACAGCTGGTCTGATTCTACTCTCAGAACCAATTGTCCGCCTCATCTTTGAACGCTACGCATTCTCGACGGCTGATACCCTGGCGACCTCTCAGGCTCTTGCACTCTATGCGGTGGGACTCTTTGCCTACTCTTCCAACAAAGTGCTTGTTCCGGCCTTTTATGCCCTCGATAAGCCGAAATTTCCGGTTATAGCCAGTTTTATCGCTATCGGTACGAATCTGATTTTTATCAACCTGACCATAGATAAATATCAGCACCTGGCAATTGCACTCTCTACCTCAGTGACAATGCTGCTGAACTTTACCTTCCTGATGGTGGTGCTTTATTTAAAAATGGATGGGCTGCCGTTGAAATATCTGGTAACCGGCAGCTTAAAGATTATCGCTTCGACTGTTGCAATGTGCGCGGTGGTCTACTATGGCAAAGATATGCTCCTGGCATACCTGCACGGCAGTACAATTCAGCAGCTGCTTTCCCTTTCCGGCATAATAGTTTCAGCAGCGTTGCTTTATGGAATACTGCTCAATGCCATGAAACTTTCTGAACTTTCCAATGTGGTATCCAAATTTATCGAAAAGTTCAGACGAAAGTCAAAGGCTTAA
- the fusA gene encoding elongation factor G, translating to MQDTNKVRNIALIGHGNCGKTSLAEAMLFTAGKINRLGKVDEGSSALDYEDEEINRNISINSSFHNYSWNKHQVYLTDTPGDDNFINETLFAASVCDGVVFTIGAVLGVKGQTIKFADIVKDKKLPAIIAVNKMDRERANFTKTIDEIRKSLPFTPAVLHMPIGAEQDFKGVVDVIAGKAYLFNGDKGTMTETEVPADLQGQLEEYRESLMESVAEVDDDLLEKFLEEGELTEEDILNGLRIGVASCEIAPVCVCSATKNFGTSAVLDFVNNYLPSPVDRPALVGEDKDGNPIERKASVDEPFSALVFKTMADPYAGRLTIFRVFSGVLSGDTFYNSTKDVSERFGQLYVLEGKEQKPVESAEPGMIIAVAKLKETVTGDTLCDSASPIILEAQEALKPVISFAVSAKKGDEEKLFSSITKMLDEDLTLQMTRQQQTKQTLISGMGQTHLEVVGSRIKRKFGVEMELSTPTVPYMETIRGSARVQGKHKKQSGGRGQYGDCWIEISPNPGKHYEFEDKIVGGVIPQQYRPAVDKGIQEAMERGVLAGYPVIDVKIVLVDGSFHNVDSSEMAFKIAGSLAFKKGAQEAGLVLLEPYVNMVIRVGKDHVGDIMGDLNSRRGKVMGMDSDGKAEIINAQVPQSEVLAYATDLVSMTGGLGSFTMEFSHYEEVPAQIAEKIVAKRSVDE from the coding sequence ATGCAGGACACAAACAAGGTCAGGAATATCGCATTAATTGGTCATGGCAATTGTGGTAAGACTTCTCTTGCAGAAGCAATGTTGTTTACCGCAGGCAAGATCAATCGTTTGGGGAAGGTTGATGAGGGCTCTTCCGCACTTGATTACGAGGATGAGGAAATAAACAGAAATATTTCTATCAACTCAAGTTTTCACAACTATAGCTGGAATAAACACCAGGTCTATTTAACAGACACTCCTGGTGATGATAATTTTATAAACGAGACCCTTTTTGCCGCAAGCGTTTGCGATGGTGTTGTATTTACCATTGGCGCGGTACTAGGCGTTAAAGGGCAGACAATCAAGTTTGCCGATATAGTAAAAGATAAGAAGTTACCTGCAATTATCGCGGTCAACAAAATGGACCGGGAACGAGCAAATTTTACCAAGACCATCGATGAAATTCGCAAGTCCCTGCCGTTTACCCCGGCTGTGCTGCATATGCCGATAGGTGCGGAACAGGATTTTAAAGGTGTGGTTGATGTCATAGCCGGAAAGGCATATCTCTTTAATGGTGACAAAGGCACTATGACAGAGACTGAAGTACCCGCCGACCTTCAGGGGCAGCTTGAAGAGTATCGTGAATCGCTGATGGAGAGTGTGGCTGAGGTAGACGATGATCTACTGGAGAAGTTTCTGGAAGAGGGGGAGCTCACTGAAGAGGATATCTTAAATGGTCTTCGGATTGGTGTTGCCAGTTGTGAGATCGCACCTGTCTGTGTCTGTTCGGCCACGAAAAACTTCGGTACTTCTGCAGTACTTGATTTTGTTAACAATTATCTGCCATCTCCCGTCGATCGTCCTGCACTTGTCGGCGAAGATAAAGATGGTAACCCCATTGAGCGTAAAGCTTCCGTTGACGAACCGTTCTCTGCGCTGGTTTTCAAGACCATGGCGGATCCGTATGCGGGCAGGTTGACAATATTCAGGGTTTTCTCAGGTGTGTTGTCTGGCGATACGTTTTACAATTCCACTAAGGATGTGAGTGAACGCTTTGGCCAGTTGTACGTGCTGGAAGGCAAGGAGCAGAAACCGGTTGAAAGTGCAGAGCCCGGTATGATTATCGCCGTAGCGAAACTCAAGGAGACTGTTACCGGTGACACGCTTTGTGATTCCGCCTCGCCTATAATTCTAGAGGCCCAGGAAGCGCTGAAACCGGTTATCTCGTTTGCAGTCAGTGCCAAGAAAGGGGATGAAGAAAAGCTGTTCAGTTCCATCACCAAGATGCTGGATGAAGACCTCACCCTGCAGATGACCAGGCAGCAGCAGACGAAGCAGACTTTGATCTCGGGTATGGGGCAGACCCATCTTGAGGTGGTAGGTTCCAGGATCAAACGTAAATTTGGCGTGGAGATGGAACTTTCTACACCGACTGTTCCATACATGGAAACCATTCGTGGTTCTGCACGTGTCCAGGGTAAACACAAGAAGCAGTCTGGCGGTCGTGGTCAGTATGGTGACTGTTGGATCGAAATCTCACCAAATCCCGGCAAGCATTACGAATTTGAGGACAAAATTGTCGGTGGTGTAATCCCACAGCAGTATCGTCCTGCAGTTGATAAAGGTATCCAGGAGGCCATGGAGCGTGGTGTTCTTGCCGGCTACCCTGTTATCGACGTAAAAATCGTGCTGGTTGATGGCTCTTTCCATAACGTTGACTCTTCAGAGATGGCGTTTAAAATTGCCGGTTCCCTGGCGTTCAAGAAAGGTGCCCAGGAAGCAGGACTGGTATTGCTTGAGCCATACGTGAATATGGTTATCCGGGTGGGTAAGGATCACGTCGGTGATATCATGGGTGATCTTAACTCGAGACGAGGCAAGGTTATGGGTATGGATTCAGACGGTAAGGCTGAGATAATTAATGCCCAGGTACCACAGTCAGAGGTGTTGGCGTATGCCACTGATCTGGTTTCCATGACGGGTGGCCTTGGCTCGTTTACCATGGAATTTTCCCATTATGAAGAAGTTCCTGCACAGATTGCAGAAAAGATTGTCGCTAAGCGTTCGGTAGACGAATAA